In Arachis hypogaea cultivar Tifrunner chromosome 2, arahy.Tifrunner.gnm2.J5K5, whole genome shotgun sequence, a genomic segment contains:
- the LOC140177049 gene encoding uncharacterized protein, translating to MLRACVLDQPASRDWYMPLVEFAYNIATMRALEWLRMKLYMAGNVNPHYVGMKLKKEIKKIRIRMLVAQRRQKSYADQRQKPLEFEEGEQVFLKFTLTAGVEKTIKTKKLNPRYIGPFEILKRIGSAAYKIALPPYLSNLHDMFHVSQF from the exons atgctaagggcttgtgtcTTGGACCAACCAGCGAGCAGGGATTGGTATATGCCACTAGTGGAATTTGCTTATAAcatagctaccatgcgagcattggaatggctccgtatgaagcTCTATATGGCAGGAAATGTCAATccccactatgttggtatgaaactgaaGAAAGAA ataaagaagattcgtatCCGAATGTTGGTAGCCCAAAGACGTcagaagagctatgctgatcaAAGGCAAAAGCCTTTGgagtttgaagaaggagagcaggTCTTTTTAAAGTTTACACTAACTGCTGGAGTGGAAAAAActattaagactaagaaactgaatccccgttatattggaccaTTTGAGATCCTGAAAAGAATTGGGTCGGCGGCTTATAAGATTGCTTTACCGCCATATCTTTCGAACTTGCACGACATGTTTCATGTGTCACAGTTTTAa